The DNA sequence GGCTCTTGTTCAGTTTCACCCCTTTGGGGGATATGTTGAAGCCCAGGATTTCTGCGGTCTGGCGGTGGAACTGAGTTTTGTCCAGTGAGCAGTAGATGTTGTGATACCGAAAGCGGACCAGGACTTGGCGAACGTGCTGGGAGTGTTCCTCCTGGCTCATTGAGTAGACCAGGACCTCTCTGCCATGGCAAATCACAAACAAACCTAGGATGTCTTTTAGGATAAAGTGAACAATATTGTTACCTTCGTCAGAGTATGTGCTCATTGTGTAGGGCCGGTAGCATCTCATCTGGTGAATGCCAAAGCCAAACGATGCTCTCCACGTGTCTTCGGTGTGTGTGACACTGTACCTCATCTCACCTGCCTTAATGCCAAGCAGTTCCAATTTTGTGAACCATGCAGCTCCATGTAACTGGTCAAACAGCTCTGGTACCATCTGTGTGTAGTCTTGTCTGTCTTTCAGCATGTCATACAGTATCCACCATTCCTCTTGCTGCCTGGCTTTTTCTTGCATCCCGGCACTCACAGGTTTCAAAGTCTCTCTGGCCCTAGACTCGTCGTTTTGATCTCTGTCTCCAGCCTGCTGAAGCTCAGAGGGCTCTGATTCAGAAAGATCATCGGATCCGTCTGAGCTTGGCTGGTCGGAAGTCTCATCATCTGCCTCCCTCGGGTTAAACACGTCGGCCaggtctgagtatgtgtgtggcaATCCGGGTAGCAGGCTCATGCTGTATTGTTCTAGTGCGATGCATGGTGGAGGTGGGGTGAAGCAATTCCGCAGACAGTAGGGAGAGTGGAAGGTACACCGGCCTCTGGCCCAGTCAACTTCAGGGGCATGGGTTCGGAGCCACTTCATGCCTAAGACGATGGAGAAGTTGGGCGAAGGTAAGATGTCAAATTCGATGGACTCATAATGCTTCTGGTGGACACACACCAGGGGCTCAGTGCACAGCCAGACAGGTTCATTGCCGATCAGGGAGCCATCCACACCTTGGATCATCTGTGGATAAGGTTTCTCATAGAGTTCCACATAGTGTTCCTGGGCAAACTTCTCATCCATGTAGTTCCCTTCTGCTCCTGAGTCCACCAGGGCCTGCACTGCGACACTGTGGTAGGGGTTCACTCTCACCAAGAGCAGCAAGAAGAGGTGGTCACGATCAATGTCTGGGTGGAACTCATTGGGCAGCCAGCTGCTTACCCTCCACTTCTCTGGAGCAGGTGCGTCCATCCAGGCTAGGCTTCTTGGGCGGGACTTGGGGGGCAGCCTGAGTAATGCCCTTCTCTCTGCTAGCTTTTCTTCAAGTTGCAGGACAAGCACAATCAGGTTGTCCAGGGACGCCGGCTGAGGGATCCGGAACAGATAATGCCTGATCTCTTCATTGAGCCCCTGGCACAGGTGGGCCTGCAGGACTTCATCTGGCCACCCTAAGGTGGGTATCAGACCCTGGAATTCATTGATGTAATCGGCAGCACAGCGGTTACCCTGCCTGATGTTGAACATGGCGTCTTCAGCCACACGTAGCGTCTGCCGATACTCAAACTTTTCTGACATGGCCTCAAGGAAGGCtgagaagttgtttatcaggggGCTGTTCTGTTCCACTAGGTTGTTGGCCCATTCTAAGGCTAGGTCAGTCAGGTGTTGGATGACAAATTTCACCCTCAGCTGATCGTTGTGTAACATCATTGGGTAGTTCTGCATGGTCATCTGGCAGAGCACAATGAACTCATGGTAGTCTCTGCGATCTCCAGTGAAGGGCCTGAGGGAGGGCAGGCGACCTTCATTGATGGCTTGCATCATGATCCTTTCTGCCACTCTCTGTTGTTCTTTTAGGTCCTGCATCCGGAGGAACATCGAGATGACGGATCCCATCCTAGTCACAACTTCTTCTGGAGAGTTCTTGGACTGACCTTCCTCTTCAgaatcttcatcttcctcctcctcttcatctcccAGGTCAGTATCATCTTGATCTGACTGGGTCTTGGATGAGTTGATTGTTTCATCCATGCTATAATCGGATGCCTCACTGAGTGGATCCGACCTTTCCTGGTTTGAACTATCACTTGACTCTTGGTTTGAATCATAGCTTGACTCCTTGTGTGAACCATCACTGGACTCCTGGTTCGAATTATCGCTTAACTCCTGGTTTGAACTATCACTTAACTCCTGGTTTGAATCATAGCTTGACTCCTTGTGTGAACCATCGCTGGACTCCTGGTTTGAACCTCCGCTTAACTCCAGGTTGGAAACATCGCTTGACTCTTGGTTTGAACCAAAGCTCGACTCATGGTTTGAACCATTACTTAATTCGTGGTTTGAACCATCACTCGACTCCTGGTTCGAACCATCATCACTTGATTCCTCCATTTTGCATGGTTCCTCACAGGTGTCGCTGGATGGCTCCTCCACTTCCTGGAGTAGATTAGTGGGCAGCTCTTGCATTTCTTGGTTGGGGCCACTGGATGGCTCTTCCACTTCTTGCAGTAGATTAGTGGGCATCTCTTGCATTTCCTGGTTGGGGCCACTGAATGGCTCTTCCACTTCTTGGAGTAGATTAGTGGGCATCTCTTGCATTTCCTGGTGTGGCCAACTGAATGGCTCTTCCACTTCTTGGAATAGATTAGTGGGCAGCTCTTGCATTTCCTGCTGGGGGCCAGTGGATGGCTCCTCCACTTCTTGGAGTAGATTAGTGGGCAGCTCTTGCATTTCCTGGTTGGGGCCACTGGATGGCTCCTTTTCTTCCTGGGCCAGGCCACTGTCTGCACAGGCCTGTACCACTACCTGTGCCCCTGCCTGCGCCCCTGCCTGTGCCCCTGCCTGCGCCCCTGCCTGCGCCCCTGCCTGCGCCCCGCTGCTGCCTGGTGTCTCTTCAACGGTGTTGGATGAGCCCTCGGAGGACTCCATTTGTTTTGATGATGGATTCTTAAGCTCCATCATCGTCTCAAATGAGTCTTCAGAGGGTTCTATCATGTCGTCGGTTGGAAAGGACTGTGCTCTGAAGACTGGTAAGATTGTGATGTGTGTGGTCAGAGACCGCGACCGTGGAGACCAGAACctagggagggagggataaaagacaggagaaaaatgCAGCAATTTAGGGTCTCAAGATGGCAGGGTCAGATTCTTTCTCAAGGACAAAGCAGATGCCCAAGTTATtaaaatcagagagaaaatggagaaattcTTCCTGCATTCAATGCAGTCTCCCCTTCTGCTCACTTGGCACCTCCAGGGGTCAACCCCTGACCTGCCTTCCAGGCAGAGTCTCACTGCCCCACCTACCTACTTCCTCCAGTGGAATGAGAAATTCACAGCCCATAAATTTTGTGGAGCAACTGGCCCAGAGCATCCTCTGTGCCAAGCAAGCACCTGGCAGGGCACACTTCTGGCCCGTTTTGCCCTGGCCACTTTCCCTTCCCATCTCTAGTCACCCAAAAGTCATAAAGGTCACATCTCAATGCCACTCAGAGCTGCTGCTGGCAGGCTTGGTGGTCTAGAGCCAGTCCAGTGTGCTTGGTTGGAGGCAGGAATCTGCAGGGAGATGCCTGCTGTTTTACAAACTctggggaaagaggagaaatggGGCACTTGGCCACTTTCCTGCCAGTTGGGTCAATAGACAAAAATAGCTCGTATTTCCTTCCTTGGCCTCCAAGCTGAAGAAGTTGGGAGAGAGCCATggcttttagttttaattttgctCCCcataaatgtttctaaaatgcCTACTATGTGCTGAAAGCTTGCACTTTCATGGCTTCATCCTAGGTCACACTTTGTGCCTATGCAAGATTGGAGGGAggtatcattttctcttttcttagctTGGTCTCAGTCCAAAAGCCACGTTTTCTCCAGCTCTGAGTTGAGTTGGAGCTTTCTAAACACCCTTTCCCAGCCTTTCAAAAAACTATTCTCCCAGGATTGCCCTGGTCTTGCAAGGCTCCTGCAGCTTTAAACATCTGGCCTCAATTCTGCTCATGCAAACATTTCTGCACGTCGTGAATGCTATCTTTCCAAGTTTCTCCTCTGCTCAGGCAGGGTTAGGCTTTTCATTCTCAAAAGTGCACCCTCCCCTCTGTCACTGTTGATTTCGTCTGGTACAGGGGTATATCTAACAGAGGTATGAAGTTGGGTAAAAGGGGGGGTCATGGGACCTTTGAAATCTGATTGTTCATAATTTTGAAAATCTAGCCATGGAGGGCTTAGTGCACGGAAATTGAATTTAAAGGGATGTATTGGTTTGCAAAACAAATTAAGCTAGTTCTTCAATAGCTCAGCCATATAGCTATTGTCTTTATGAATTCAACACCTTCTGTtacttctcaatttttttttttaaggtcactGAGCTGACCTATCCAAAaacgaaaacacacacacacacacacacacacacacacacacacacacacacacacatcatacaccacacaccatacaccacacacaaaaccaaataaacaaaaatctccaTGTTGTCATTCATGTAAAAGTCCCATTGGCCATCCTCCAAACCTAGCGGCTGGATGCTTTTTGGTCTGCAGTTTCTCAAAGTTAAACGTACCCTTGTTAGCATGACACTTAAATTTGATCATGCAATCCCTCTGATTAAAGCCTCTCACTGTTTATTTACTGCTTGCAATATTAAATCCAAACCTTTTATATAAACATGTCTGACATgtaaacttataaaaaaaaaaaccaaaaaacaaaaccttctctGGCTGAAATTGAAAGGCCTTAGCATAATGCACAAGCTGGACTTGTCATTCCTAGAGTTAGAGATCACAGTTCCTAGGCCTGCTGTAGAGACAGTCATCTCAGAAACACGCATAGCATATTGCATAAATCAactcatttcctcttcagaaaagtcCGCTATTATTGAAATGTAAAATTTGACTAACTCAATAACAAGTTCTTTACTCATTGGATATAGGAAATCTCAACAGGTCTCTACCTAAAAATTGATCATGGtttcaattttaaatttgtaGCAATGCCATTTTAAAGCTAAATGATACCTATTCTTATATACAAGGTCTATATTTGAAATATTCCCAACAAATTTTATTGTGTAAGTGATTAAATAGTTCAGCTTTCCAGCCCACAACCAAAAGTCTCTTGTCCTAAAAATTTTACTATGCCTGGATGTCAGAATAAACTTTTAGTTGAGATAAACAATTTTCATCTTATGATTTTCCTATTTAACGAACGCaaatgcacacccacacacatttcttttatgtACTCTGAAGTTCCAGTTGCTtagcataaattattttttaaccatGTGATTTAATCAGCATAATCAATACAAAATCCACAGTTTCACAGGCCACACTAAACATCTCTGACAGCCTTCATTCCAAAGTTTTTACATGGCACCAGCAGTCAAACTTCTTGCGACCTGCATGCACTGGCCCATTAGTCGGCTTACCGCCTCACAAAGTCTCTGCCTTACCTAGGAGACCAAGTCCTAAAATGTGATCATAAAGCCATCCATTTCTCAGCAGACTGAGCCTATCCAACATGCCAAGTTCATGATATCACTCTCTGAAAATCTTATCGTGGCTGGCATCCAAATTCCTCAGCATGGCATGACAGCGGACTCCTCGCATTCTTCAACACAGTGTCAAACGTGACATGCTATGTACATGTCATACAACCTCTCAGCCCCATCTGTAGGTGATCCCACTTCTCAGCACAGAACCCTCACTGGATGCCCTTGTATTGAGGGGCCAGTGGACACACACCCATGCATTAAACAGTTCAGCAAATCCATACACTTTAGCATAAAAGCACACTTTAAAATCATCAAATTCCTCTGGACAAAATTCTTCACCATTTCACCCCTTAAAATTCTTCCTTGGCCAAACTACAAGCACCCCACAGCCCCCCATGCAAAAGGATCAAAAATGATATCTCACCCCTCACTCAGGATGCAATAGTGCTTTCAATGTGCACATGGGTCAAATCTCCTAAATATATTACAGTGTCCACTCCCTTCTGTGCTGAATTCACAAGCTGTAAGGAGTCACTCCCAGATTTAAAACGTTGCAAAGTTTCTATGTAGCATAAAGCTCCAAATTCTCAACAGACAGTACAGGATCTTATCATGTCacgtaccaaaaaaaaaaaaacacaacaacaaaaaaaaccccaacaaatcTTCTCCCATCGCACTTTGAAGCCATTGACTGGCTCACACCCAGACTTACTCTACTGATATTATAATCTGCTACGTCATCCCTTAGAATAAAGTTTGCATGTCTTAGCACAGTTCATTAAATTTGAGCTTGCAACCCCACCTTAAAAACTCAGCAATGCCTCTTAATTGTGTAGGACATAAGAAGTCTAGATTCTTGGCATACGGCGAGAATTTGATTTCATAACGGAGCTATGTTATATCTATCAAACACAGAAAACTCACCATGTCACTCCGTTAGAATTGGATAAATCAAATTTTTAAGCATGTGCAAAAACCTCATCACGTCTGAGCCTCTAAATAAATTCCAAACTTCTCTGCATAGTCCCCAACTCGGCCATGTAACTCCTCTAATTAAAACCTTGCCCCGGTGTCAACATTAATCACAGCTCCTTGGCATGCCCTGAGAGTCAAACTTTGGCATTCTCTCAACATAGAAAGTCAGAATGTTTGGGCATGATCTTAAATGTGTGCCTGTTAGCTCTCCTATTCATGATTTCTCGGTGTTTCTTGTAGCTTGTAATAATAAAGTCCAAAGCtgttagccataaaatatattttatcatgcgTTCTACAAGCTTATCTCCCACAAGCAAGCAATCTcaccattaaatttttttttaagccttttgGCAGAAGCCCAAAGCCCCTAGTGTGATAGAAATTTTTGATTTCTCAAAATAAAGTCCAGATTTCTCCCCCAGAAACTCAAATTGATTCACAAAACTCCCACTTAAAATCTTTTCCTACATTTCTAGTAACACTAAAACACTCCACTGTCTTCGCATGATACCCTCGTTTCACCTCTCCATTCTTGTCTTCCAACCTTTCAAACTTCCTGCCCAAGACATAAATCCCAGTGTTTTAGGCTAAATGGAACCTGGAGCAAGTATCGCTCTTGGTGAAAATATATAGGTGTTTCCCTGTTTGGGGGAATTGAGAGCTTAATTTGTTTTGcatgaaatatgaattttaactTTGTATAACTTCCTTCCACAGTTGTTCCTGTTGAAAGACTGAGTCTTTCCTAAGCCAATCTTGATTTTGCTGTTTTTCAAACAATTTTTGTATTTGGTATTTTTTAGTTTTCAGTTCACCCaacagtcttttcttttctttttttcttttttttggcttAGGCATCCTGCTTGGACCTCAAAGAACTTGAGACAGTACCACCGTGTAGCCCACCCACAGCCAGGAGGCAGTCAGCACGCCATGGACATTAAAGGCTCTGCTGATGGTGAGTTCAAGACCCCCTTCCTGTAGCAAGAGGAGGGAACTGCTCCCACCAGGTGACCCAGTCTTCTGCTCTGAGTGGACTTGGGCTTGTCGGAATCGAGGTCCTTGCTCTCTGATATCTTTTGACAATTGCCTAGGTTTCACCTGCCTCCTGCTCTCCTCGAGCCCACCTTGGTTGCCTCTAGGTTATACAGACAGAACACTTCTCCATCTTTCAGATGTGTCTCAGTGTATGTTCTCAAACCTTACATAATGTCTTTTAGAAAATTCCTATCCAAATCTAGACCTAACGCTTAGGGTGCAAAGGTACCCCTTGGGTCTTTGTCAGACCCTCTGCCCCACAACATTGAAGACAGACACCCCAGTCTCACCACTGGTAGCGCTCGAGTGAGACTTGGTCAGGTCAGCTCCTTGCTTGCCTCTGAGCAAGTGGCCCATGGTGTCAGGGCTGCAACAGAGCATCTATGAAGGGTTTGGTGAGGGGGGTGCGGGCGGGGGGGCAAATCCCTCAGCGAATACCTTTCCCTGTACAGTAAAGgaaatctgattttaaaaatagagcttGGAAGAGGAGATCAGAAGATATTTAGGAGCAGAGTCGAATGTTCAGCATGGGCTAGGAGGCGGGGGGNNNNNNNNNNNNNNNNNNNNNNNNNNNNGGAATTAGGGGAAAggtgaggacagaggaggagggtgggaggcCCCCAAGAACTCAGGAGGACAGTGAAGCCACGTAGAGGAGCTAAGGGCAGCCATGGCTCTCAAAGGCCTTCTTTGCCACACATGGGGTCTTGGCTACAGAATGAAGACCCCTGTTACTTTGGATTTCTTATATGAGTCATTCGATGGCACTTAAGTAGTGCTTAAGCCATCAGGCCTTAAGGGCTAAGTCTcctcaaaataaatacttttctgtCATTCCTATACCATCATGGCCTTCTTGTGGCATGGATGGATATGAAGCACTAGATCAGGGTTGGGCGTGCCAGGACAGTAAGGGACACAAATTAtgttatttgcttattttgtttttcacaaaTGTCAGGGTCAAGATATGCCCTTGGTGGGTGGAGCCGTGGGGTCCTTGGTGGGTTCCCTGGTGGAGAAGGGTTTTTTGGTCCCTTTTCTGATTCAGCTTGCTGGGTGGGCAAAGTCATACCCTCAGCAGGGCATCTTAAAAGCCCAAAGAAGGAGCTCAGGTCTAAGGCTGTGGTCCCAGTGCCCCTGGAGTCTGCAGGCTTACCCACTAGTCCTACCCACTCCACTCTGGCTTGggcatctgagaggagagagctTTTACTTTTCCGCTCAGGGATACACAGCCAACTTGTTTTCTCTACTCTGTTATCTAGATAGAAATCCTAGATCATCAGGCCTTCATCTCTATGGTTGGGCAACTAAGATTTTTTTGAAGGGGGAAGCCAATGACTCAGGGTAGAGAGTGAATCAGAGTAAGTAGAAGGAGGGCTCCTGTAATCTTGGGCTTCCTACCCGAGTAGGAAGCCCCTAGCAGTAGACCCTTACTCAGCCTGTCCAATCCAGAGGCAGAGCTGTGCCCTTGACCCAGCAGCCTTGTGCCCTGGCCCATCCATGTTTAACTGGCAGCATGGGGGGCAGCTGGATCACTCTCCCAGAATAACTGTGGAAGGGGGAGAGTGTGCCACTCCGGGGGGGACTGTGGGGCTGTGCAGGGGCACACCCTTCTTCCTTTGGCTGCCCACTTGCACAGCCAATCAGCTGCTCCTGAGCCTAACCCTTCCTTTCAAGGCATGTGGGCAGAGATGAGCCTTGGATGGAGATGGAGCCTGCGCAGCTGCTAGCCCCGCTGGGGCCTTTACTTTGCCCGTGACCTTCTTTCCCTGCCCCTCAGTTTCCCCTTGGCTTGCTTACTTTCTTCTGGCGTATGTGAGTGGTGCTTGAGGCTCCCTGACCGTCAGGGTAATGGCCTGGCCTGAGGGAGCAGGTAGTGCTCAGTGACCCCTCTTCTCCCTCAGGTCTAATAGCTGCACCTAGAAATTAGGGTGCTACTTATATTTAAATCAAAGTCTTCTAATCTAAGCAGTGGTTGAAAAATTTGTAGGTTGCCTAATCCTTGCCTTGACTCTAcagctcctgcctgcctctggcaaGCTCTTTACTCTACCTGGTATGCGTTTGGCAATGTGGTCGCACTTTAATGCCTGCAGGCATAGGGCTGACAGTATGTTGGAGGCTGTTGTTTTCAGGGCAGGAAGAGCTCATGCTAAGGTCAGTAAGAGGTACAGGATGGGATAAGAGGTACAGCTAAGGCCAGGGATAGAGTGTAGCCCCTTCTCTTTGCCCATTTAGAATTGGAAGGAGGTATTCCCTTTGTAAACTGTGAAATACGATGTAGGAGTCTGGCCTGTTCTTGTTATTGGGCATTATCTGTTAATTGCTTCTAGAACACACACTCTAATTGCAAGGGTCAAGATTTAGACAGCATTGCATGTGCGGAATCAACTTCAGTTTTCCCATTAGCCCCAAGAGGTAAGCAAGCTCTGTATTGAAATAGAACCCCCTGGAATCACAGGGTGGACCTGGTCTTTCATACCCTCCAGCAAGAGCACAGCCTCACTCCAGTGACAACCGCCTGCCCCATTGCAAACAGTGCTCATGACTATCCTGTCAAAGACAGAGTAGGGCCATGCTGACGACCTAAGGCTTCCAGTCACATCCGGAGCCTCTGTGCCACAGACAGGGCTAACTAGAAATTTCCAATCAGAATGAAGTCTGCCCAGCGCTGATTTCTTAGCCTCTGATGTCATGGTTGGAGGGTTTTCTTACCACTTTGCAGAATGCAACTGACATCAGGAGGCTTTGGTGGTGACTCCCAGTACCCAGGAAGGCTGAGGTGGGGGCAGAGCTCTGAGCCAGGTTTTTGCCTCCTGGTAGATGACATAGGCAGACAGGTACCCAAAGAAGGATCAGGCAGTTGCCATTTGGGAACCTGGGGGGAGGCCCTCGTGGCCAAAGGATGCCTTCATTCCACGCTGTTGATGTAGTTAGTCTCGTGGTCTGACAGGCAGCCAGACATAGAAGTAGGGGCCTTAGTGTCTGCTTCCATCGCCCCGAAAGGCTCCTGCTGTCATTCCCGATTCATTTTGGCTTATATGGTGTCAACAGAGGGACAAGATGGGATAAGACAGCTGGCTGAGGCACCACTAATTATAACTGCTCAAATATTTGAGCAGCAGTGGTATTGAGTACCCCGGTTCATGTCCAACAGACCTTTAACCTTTAGTCCCAGGCATGGCCATACCCTCTCCACTGACCAGGACCCCCCTCTCCTCTGGGCAGAGGCCAACATGGGACCTCTACCCCTGCTTACCTTGGCGGCAAGTGTCCAAGTGG is a window from the Mastomys coucha isolate ucsf_1 unplaced genomic scaffold, UCSF_Mcou_1 pScaffold6, whole genome shotgun sequence genome containing:
- the Rtl1 gene encoding retrotransposon-like protein 1 encodes the protein MIEPSEDSFETMMELKNPSSKQMESSEGSSNTVEETPGSSGAQAGAQAGAQAGAQAGAQAGAQVVVQACADSGLAQEEKEPSSGPNQEMQELPTNLLQEVEEPSTGPQQEMQELPTNLFQEVEEPFSWPHQEMQEMPTNLLQEVEEPFSGPNQEMQEMPTNLLQEVEEPSSGPNQEMQELPTNLLQEVEEPSSDTCEEPCKMEESSDDGSNQESSDGSNHELSNGSNHESSFGSNQESSDVSNLELSGGSNQESSDGSHKESSYDSNQELSDSSNQELSDNSNQESSDGSHKESSYDSNQESSDSSNQERSDPLSEASDYSMDETINSSKTQSDQDDTDLGDEEEEEDEDSEEEGQSKNSPEEVVTRMGSVISMFLRMQDLKEQQRVAERIMMQAINEGRLPSLRPFTGDRRDYHEFIVLCQMTMQNYPMMLHNDQLRVKFVIQHLTDLALEWANNLVEQNSPLINNFSAFLEAMSEKFEYRQTLRVAEDAMFNIRQGNRCAADYINEFQGLIPTLGWPDEVLQAHLCQGLNEEIRHYLFRIPQPASLDNLIVLVLQLEEKLAERRALLRLPPKSRPRSLAWMDAPAPEKWRVSSWLPNEFHPDIDRDHLFLLLLVRVNPYHSVAVQALVDSGAEGNYMDEKFAQEHYVELYEKPYPQMIQGVDGSLIGNEPVWLCTEPLVCVHQKHYESIEFDILPSPNFSIVLGMKWLRTHAPEVDWARGRCTFHSPYCLRNCFTPPPPCIALEQYSMSLLPGLPHTYSDLADVFNPREADDETSDQPSSDGSDDLSESEPSELQQAGDRDQNDESRARETLKPVSAGMQEKARQQEEWWILYDMLKDRQDYTQMVPELFDQLHGAAWFTKLELLGIKAGEMRYSVTHTEDTWRASFGFGIHQMRCYRPYTMSTYSDEGNNIVHFILKDILGLFVICHGREVLVYSMSQEEHSQHVRQVLVRFRYHNIYCSLDKTQFHRQTAEILGFNISPKGVKLNKSLMNLIVGCPVPGSRRCLQSVIELVYPYRHFVQNFAIIAEPLVRQLLSSEPYYWGEAEQEALDSLKRAFRKAPVLYHPKPQNPFYLETDITGSFLSASLVQTDDKTGKKSTCAFYSRPLSQMEVEYPRVEMRILPIRASFMVWCRYLENTEEPIMILLNTEDLASLNNDRLTVLLPGHWVFFFSHFNFSVMEMPDEADEQALFRRCWNQRGFRARFLRPLLLMSIREEEEEVEEEEEEYEDEDEDEEDQPSMMQELLAAIPVDQILNGVLAHFSVAQIRAVVLNFFRSLLYWKSVLGVAAVLVMLRARQPLSPLPAPSLEVARPQPRHTLRLILDSTLIASSGMATAIAQLLSQMPPLVGANTLPARELAELFLGPRCWHRNALHSQPPRGMRFTPGFWLTLCEFFGVRVNPEDDIFPDPHQHRYLELHVVGDEDVVLREALQDDLQRYRQCGLHDGLQDTSQDAQDNDVQEDLLGDQEAVTFRPRNLLDPEVLDFLNNRLLYTLDTDGRLTLLSRDQVARALTRFLTMASRMALLFPDRDQARLEELSDSDDELD